A window from Coraliomargarita sinensis encodes these proteins:
- a CDS encoding LPS assembly lipoprotein LptE — MIAPPHKMLYKVCALLTLLTLGFTVGCKSYKLGHPAELPFETIFIQPAKNDSFAPQAQALVSSEVREAVIRDGRVKLIANRSEADAVLMLTLTDYSRRAATRSQDDTEVAQDFDLTLQLQLDLFDQRSGEYLFQERRVQARSKAYVYDPYAGAGAANTQGLIQSEFNAIPRLARDLGRKAADELLSVW; from the coding sequence ATGATCGCTCCGCCACATAAGATGCTCTACAAAGTATGCGCCCTGCTCACCCTTCTGACGCTGGGCTTCACGGTTGGCTGCAAGTCCTACAAGCTGGGGCATCCCGCCGAGCTCCCTTTTGAGACCATTTTCATCCAGCCAGCTAAGAACGATAGCTTCGCGCCTCAGGCGCAGGCACTGGTCAGCTCGGAGGTTCGTGAAGCGGTGATCCGTGACGGACGGGTCAAGTTGATCGCCAACCGCAGCGAAGCGGACGCCGTATTAATGTTAACCTTGACCGACTACAGCCGTCGGGCCGCAACCCGAAGTCAGGATGATACGGAAGTTGCGCAGGATTTCGACCTCACCTTGCAATTGCAGCTCGATCTCTTCGACCAGCGCAGCGGAGAATACCTGTTTCAGGAGCGCCGAGTGCAGGCACGCTCCAAGGCTTACGTCTACGATCCCTACGCAGGGGCCGGCGCTGCCAATACGCAGGGCCTGATCCAATCGGAATTCAACGCGATCCCGCGACTCGCCCGGGACCTCGGCCGCAAAGCGGCGGATGAGCTACTCAGTGTTTGGTAG
- the bamD gene encoding outer membrane protein assembly factor BamD yields the protein MQRLSFFLFVLLFAGAGQLTAQMGLNPFDWFDGEAEEEALAINVASNADEVAASSLVESGKAALESGNTGRAHSRFKKVIKRYGTTKAAGEARYLRARILMTKGKWKKAFETLQEVVTENPEFEQFNQVISAQFECATALMEGARGRILWIIPGFRQYDEAVRQFETVVRNGPYSDYAPLALMNIALVAEKQDEPDVAIDALDRLINYYPQSMLAPDAYYNMAETYSSLVKGPEYDQGATRQAISYYEDFLILFSESNYVGDVEANLAAMQNLLAESRLKLGDFFYYYRNNNTAALTFYNETVTIAPESEAADEARARIEDVEAGVRPISGAQIVRSLLLID from the coding sequence ATGCAACGACTCTCCTTCTTTTTGTTTGTTCTTCTCTTCGCTGGCGCAGGCCAACTCACTGCCCAGATGGGCCTCAATCCTTTCGACTGGTTCGATGGTGAAGCCGAAGAGGAAGCCCTCGCCATTAACGTCGCCAGCAATGCGGACGAAGTCGCTGCATCTTCGTTGGTCGAAAGCGGTAAAGCCGCGCTTGAAAGCGGAAACACCGGCCGCGCCCACAGTCGGTTCAAAAAAGTCATCAAACGCTATGGCACAACCAAGGCAGCCGGCGAAGCACGCTACCTTCGGGCCCGGATTCTGATGACCAAAGGCAAATGGAAGAAAGCTTTCGAAACACTCCAGGAAGTTGTTACCGAGAATCCTGAGTTTGAACAATTCAACCAAGTCATCAGCGCCCAGTTTGAGTGTGCGACCGCGCTGATGGAAGGTGCCCGGGGCCGCATCCTCTGGATCATTCCGGGGTTTCGCCAATACGATGAGGCAGTTCGACAATTCGAGACCGTCGTTCGCAACGGCCCTTACAGCGACTACGCCCCACTGGCTCTCATGAATATCGCACTGGTGGCCGAGAAACAGGACGAGCCCGATGTCGCCATCGATGCACTCGACCGGTTGATCAACTACTACCCGCAAAGCATGCTCGCACCGGACGCCTACTACAACATGGCGGAAACTTACTCCAGTTTGGTAAAGGGGCCGGAATATGACCAGGGCGCGACCCGTCAGGCCATTAGCTATTACGAAGACTTTCTCATCCTCTTCTCGGAAAGCAACTATGTCGGCGATGTTGAGGCCAATCTGGCCGCCATGCAGAATCTGCTCGCGGAAAGCCGCCTTAAGTTAGGCGACTTCTTTTACTATTACCGCAATAACAACACGGCGGCACTCACATTCTACAACGAAACGGTCACCATCGCACCTGAATCCGAAGCTGCCGATGAAGCCCGGGCGCGTATCGAAGATGTTGAAGCCGGCGTCCGTCCTATCTCCGGCGCACAAATCGTGCGCTCCCTGCTCCTCATCGACTAG